Part of the Scyliorhinus torazame isolate Kashiwa2021f chromosome 8, sScyTor2.1, whole genome shotgun sequence genome, ACCAGGCTTTTCTTTGCTGAGCATTGAAAGTCTTTTAGCAATCTTTCCATATGAAAAGGTGAGGCAACAAAATATGATCCAAAAATTTATTACAATGAGAAGATTGATGTATGCTTTGAAGTGATCTCTTTCTCTATAATGGTAGCACTTGGAATTGTCATTCGAATTGTCAGATGTTCCGGTCTTCAAAAGCATTGGTACAACAATCAGAATGGAGATAAACCAGACAGCAGCACAAATCATTGTGCTTTGGGTGGCATTCCATAATTTAAACTGCTGCATTGGCCTTGTTATTTTTAAGTACCGATCCACACTGATGAGTCCCAAAAGTATAATGctaatgtacatagtcatgtaaaataCATTGCCAACAATACCGCAAAACAATTTTCCTAACATCCATTGGTTATGGTTTGCATGATATACTATTCTGAAAGGGAGGCAGGAAATTGAGAGGAGGTCTGCAATTGCCATATTGATCAGGTAGACATGGATGGAATTTTTCTTGTTTTGAATGAAGAAAAATATACATAGTGCTGAAATGTTGCAGATCAATCCAGTTAGAAAAATGATAGAGTATGCTACAGGTAAAAAAACCATTAGGAAGTTCTCGTGCATTGTACAATTTTGGTCAGTTGATGTATTCCCCTCCATTCTTGCCTTTAGCAATTTACTTCCATTTTCTGATTGCCAATAGCTCATCGGCAGATTGGTAGTTCCCATATTTTCCGGTAATGAGGTTGATTTGATAGTAAGCATTTATTTCTGTAATGAAATAGAATCTCGATTAACTTGAAGCTTATTGGAGAAAAAACTGCTACGGCATATTTATAAGacatcataggaacataggaaataggagcagaagtaagaaattcagcccttcgagcctgctctgggattcaatcagatcatggcagatctcttcctggtctcagatcCACTTCCCCACCTgtcgcccatatccctttaacccatttttaatcaaaaatatatctatctctttcttgaaaacatttaataactccgattccaccacactatggggcagcaagttccacaaattccccaccctctacgagaagtagttcctcctcatctctgttctaaatctaccacatctcaacctatatctgtgacatcTTGTTCTAAATttctccacaagggggaacattggtCCATGTTTACTTTATcagtcccatttagtattttatacacctcaatcagatcccctctcatccttctaaactccagcgagtataagcccaaactgtttaatctctccttctacatcaaccctttcatcccgagaatcaatctggtgatcctcctctgaactgcctccaatgtcaccacatccttcctcaaaagtGACCaaaaatactccagatgtggtctcaccaacaccctataaaaTTGCAACAACTCTTTACTTTTATACTTCAGTCCTTTCGCAattaacgctaacattccatttgcctttttaattacatgctgtaccagcatactgactttctgcgattcatgaacaaagacaaccCGATACCTCTGCCGAGATGCATCTTGAATCtcatttccatttagataatttgcctttctattttttcagccaaaatggataacatcacacttatctgtattaaactccaactgccaattTTGGCCGAATCTCCTAgactatctatatccttctgtaaaatctttatctcttcTTCACtgactgctttcccacctattttagtgtcatccgcaaattttgctgtaTTACacactgtccctgcttgcagatcatttatataaattgtaaactgtgtcatgtgagagtacctttaagaaatggatgtttaagcaatgtacctttaagaaatggagctgatcatattactgaagtgatgtcagggtgggggagctgagctcacttctgcttttttgagtttcaatttgagaaggcagctgggagtgtctgtgttatttgttaagagctgcatgaagaaacacagagctggtctgttgatttctacagtccaaagactataaatatattgaatgtaacctgatgtgttcttatttttgaaggtttgaagtcttttggatgtttaaaggaacagtttgaaggattatttagtgttgtagtcttttggggttatctttgaagtaatgggtgttaagatattcaatgtttgtttttaaaaggttaacttgagttcatagaataaacatttgttttgttttaaaaaccatttgtccatttctgctgtatcacacctggagagtacgccgtgtgcttcccacacaatctattaaaagttgtgggtcggttgaaccccatgaaacattttggggttttgtaaacccggacccatagcaACAGTTGAGGTCTGAAGAGTGACGCCTGCGGCACCCAGAGAAGGTCCCATTTATCCTGAGCTTCTGCTTTCTGATATTCTCTACTTTCGGACAGTCAGCCAATCCTAaaaccaatctagtactctaccctaaTCCCCTGCAATCccgccttctggatcagtcttttatgcggcactttatcaaatgccgcctggaagtctaaatataccacatcctcatgttccccattatccaccttgctggttacatcctcaaagaactcaagaaagtttgtcaaacatgacttacccctcataaaaccatgctgacaatggtaaattgagctttgtctttccaaatgttcagtcatctcttccttaatgattgattccagcaacttccccaccacagaggtatcCTACTTTTTgcccctctccctttttgaataggggcatcacattagcatgtttccaatccaccgggacccttccagaatctagggaattctgaaatatcataaccattgcatccactatctccgctgccacctCCCTTAACACCCGAGGGTGCAGGGCAtaaggtcccggagacttatctggcCTTAGtccccatcagtttattcaataccacCTCCCCAGTGGTTGTTATTGcatcaagttcctctgcattaactgtagtttttggaaaaaTTTTATTGTCTTAGACTGTGgaaacagaggcaaaatattggttcagtgccttcgccatctctgtgttccccattattacctcaccagtatcatcctctaaagggccaacatttactttagctattctcttcctctttatacacTTACAGAAGCTTTTGTTATCAGTGTATATATTTTTTGttagtttcctttcatagttcacctttgttctttttttttaaatttagagtacccaatccactttttccaattaaggggcaatttagcgtggccaatctacctagcctgcacatctttgggttgtggaggcgaaacccacgcaaacatgggaagaatgtgcaaactccacacggacagtgcctcagagccgggatcaaacctgggacctcggcgccatgaagcaaccgggctaacccactgtgccaccgtactgcctccATCTTTCTTCTTTTGATTTTAGTTTtaaagtagccttttgctgaaccttaaagttctcccaatcctccagcttaccactaacgttTGCAGTATgatatgccctagtttttgcctttatgcctTCCTTGACTTCTTTGTTTAACTATGGAATGTTTATCTCCCtttttcctcttcctctcaggaaagtACTTTGATTAAGTagcatttaatatctccctgaatatccgccattgttcctcaactgtctgtccccagtctacttgggccaactctttcctcaggcctgtataattacctctgcccaatgctaagtatggcactctgtcttctctcgctcaatctgatttTGAAATtccagcatgctgtgatcactctttccaagaggatccttaacgacagcctcaatctcgctgataactaaaaaaagacaaagacccaacagaatgtggttCCTACAGATCCATCTCACTACTAAACGTAGACGCAAAAATACTGTCCAAAATCCTAGCCTCCTGTATCGCAGTGCAGTGGTCAGCTGGCTCATCTTCTCTACcgtccttttcctcatccacacggAGCAAGTAGCTCGTACCGGTTGggcaaggtcaagagctgaggcgcCTCCATTTCTGAATTCAGGATACCCCTACCtgtctcactctcagtcacactctgcTGCCCCTGACAACTTGCCAAATTTGAGGTACTTAATCTACGGGGTGTGACCGCCTCCTAGAACAAAAGTTTTGCCGGTACCTCTCCCCCTCGCGGATGTGCTGCAGGTCTGAAGCTTATACTCCCAAGTCATCAATTCTGACCCAAAATtcttttttttgtgtttttttttaaatgagccaAAATTCCTAGAGCAACAAAcacttaccccacctaacctgcatatcttttgacaccagaggcaatttagcatggccaatccacctactctacacgtttttggattgtgggaggaaactgcagcacctggagggaggccacacagacactgggtgaacgtgcaaacttcacacaatcgcccaaggctggaattgaacccagcgccctgttgctgtgaggcagcagtgctaagcactgtgccatcaTAATCCACCAAATGCTTTAAATATATCATTTAAACCACAATATTAATGTGTTGTCTATCTGCCTTAGCTTTTCCAATAAAGTGCTGAATTGATTGTAGCAATTGATCCTAAAAACAAAACTGCAACAGCAGAGAATCTAGTGATTTATTTCTACCCACTAACTTGAATGATAGGTATCAGTTAAGTTAGATGATGccctaccttttaaaaaaaatttagagtacctgcacatctttgggttgtgggggcgaaacccacgcaaacactgggagaatgtgcaaactccacacggacagtgacccagagccgggatagaacctgggacctcggcgccgtgaggcagcagggctaacccactgcgccaccgtgctacccgacGCCCTACTTCTTAACACCTGGGCTAGCATCATGTTCATCATCCATTCTTCTTCTGTCCTACTTTGTGATCAATACTTTCTATTTTCCAAAGTATAAAgaacggtacagcacaggaacaggcctttcggcagtccgagcctgtgccgatcatgatgcgctATTTTATTTTAGAAACTTTCCGCCCTTATTCAGTCCAAATCCCTCTATTTCCGCCcttttcatgtacccatccagacgcctcttaaatgttgctaatgtgcctgcttccaccacatcctctggcagctcgttccaggcacccctcactctctgtgtggaagtacttaccctgcacatcacccttaaactttctccctctcatcttgaacctgtgctcctttgtaattgacactttcactcttggaaaaagcctctgactatccaccctgtctatgccactcataattttgtagtcttCTATCGTGTCTCCCCTCattctccatctttccagtgaaaacaagcctggtttattcaacctctcataataataatctttattgtcacaagtaggcttgcattaacacggcaataaagttactgtgaaaagccccttgtcgccacatttcggcgcctgttcaggtacacggagggagaattcagaatgtccaaattatctaactgcacatctttcgggacttgtgggaggaaaccggagcacccggaggaaacccatgcagacacggggagagcgtgcagactgcgcacagacagtgacccaagccgggtgttgaacctgggactctgacgctgtgaagcaacagtgctaaccactgtgctaaccgtgCCACCcagccaacacccttgagaccaggcaacatcctagtgaacca contains:
- the gpr34b gene encoding probable G-protein coupled receptor 34b, with translation MLTIKSTSLPENMGTTNLPMSYWQSENGSKLLKARMEGNTSTDQNCTMHENFLMVFLPVAYSIIFLTGLICNISALCIFFFIQNKKNSIHVYLINMAIADLLSISCLPFRIVYHANHNQWMLGKLFCGIVGNVFYMTMYISIILLGLISVDRYLKITRPMQQFKLWNATQSTMICAAVWFISILIVVPMLLKTGTSDNSNDNSKCYHYRERDHFKAYINLLIVINFWIIFCCLTFSYGKIAKRLSMLSKEKPGFSNRKILSRAATKTFIVLFIFTICFVPYHISRFFYIASQLHKTSCDWKNMVNRSNEISLLLSAFNSCLDPIMYFLLSKTVRRTVLSLVNKKFQRDTRSEST